A region of Pelagicoccus sp. SDUM812003 DNA encodes the following proteins:
- a CDS encoding efflux RND transporter permease subunit, producing MIAWFTRNGVAANLTMLVLVVAGIWSAFTTKVELFPQFSLDMVTVRVPFLGASPEEVEELVVVRIEEALQGVNGIKEINSVASEGYGSVTATVEKGYDVSKLKDDIKTRVDAIPSFPANTERPIVEEILIQKEVIRIAVYGDADEADIKHIANRVRDELTQMPEISQVSVEGVRPYEVSIEVSEDALRNYNLTFNQVVAAVRANSLDLPGGTIKSDGGEILLRTKEQAYRGPDFEKIVLLTNPAGGQVTLDDVATIKDGFADTDIRTLFNGKPAATVLVKEVGDENPLKISERVYEYVEEAQAEWVPDGVQLEAWSDTSYYLQGRIDMLLENGKIGFVLVLISLAIFLRPSLALFVALGIPVSFLATLAIAPLIGITINLLSLFAFILVLGIVVDDAIVVGESVFTEFQKRGPGTEASIIGTKRVSTPVTFAVITTMVAFVPIFLLPGMMGKFMGVIPFVVIPTLAFSLVQSKLVLPYHLTLCHVGDKTGRSKLNLFSRFQRRISDGLERFIENIYQPVLRVALRFRYYTVVVFTVFLLIALALPVTGIIRFVFFPSVPSDYVFVGLTMVEGTPSSETQKALGKIESALETIRQEDIDAGKIDPVKNKGVFLGFAGATGDPGAAGGFSTGSNLGQIILELAKSELRDSNATELVERWRAMVGELPGAKRLNFNASASGPVGLPVDIRLTGRDFTRLKAASLEIQDRLKDVDGLFDVHDSYPEGKRELKIRLKDNARALGLNAADLGSQIRSAFYGAEVQRVQRDKEDVKVMVRYPKEQRDTLEALESMRIVAPNGARIPIHEVAEIEVGAGYPSITRIDRNRVVSIQADSNKAVISTDEVRQIVYEEILPEVLQSYPDIIPVLGGEAKDLAEARPVMLGGAVMVLVLIYALLAIPFKSYLQPMIVISVIPFGIAGAIFGHLYGPQGHGFQDLSMLSFLGIIAMAGVVVNDSLVLVERVNSLREAGNSLLSSVRMGGMQRFRAILLTSVTTFVGLIPILHETSLQAQFLIPMATSLAFGVLFATLITLFLVPCAYLILEDAKRILSAWWRGLRGGFAG from the coding sequence ATGATTGCCTGGTTTACTCGCAACGGCGTCGCCGCCAACTTGACCATGCTGGTGCTGGTGGTCGCTGGCATCTGGTCGGCCTTCACCACCAAGGTCGAGCTCTTCCCTCAGTTTTCACTCGATATGGTCACCGTTCGGGTGCCCTTCCTGGGAGCTTCGCCGGAGGAGGTGGAAGAGCTGGTGGTGGTGCGCATCGAAGAGGCCCTGCAAGGGGTCAACGGCATCAAGGAAATCAATTCCGTGGCCTCGGAAGGATACGGATCGGTGACCGCGACGGTCGAAAAAGGATACGATGTCTCCAAACTCAAGGACGACATAAAAACCCGTGTGGACGCGATCCCGAGCTTCCCCGCGAACACCGAACGCCCCATCGTAGAGGAAATCCTGATACAAAAGGAAGTCATCCGCATCGCGGTCTACGGCGACGCCGACGAAGCGGACATCAAACACATCGCGAATCGGGTACGCGACGAGCTCACCCAAATGCCGGAAATAAGCCAGGTATCCGTCGAGGGAGTGCGGCCGTACGAAGTGTCCATCGAGGTGTCGGAAGACGCGTTGCGCAACTACAACCTGACCTTCAATCAAGTCGTGGCCGCGGTGCGCGCCAACTCTCTTGACTTGCCCGGTGGGACCATCAAGTCCGATGGCGGCGAAATCCTGCTTCGCACCAAGGAACAAGCGTATCGCGGGCCGGACTTCGAAAAGATCGTGCTGCTGACCAATCCCGCTGGGGGACAGGTCACGCTGGACGATGTGGCCACCATCAAGGACGGCTTCGCGGATACGGACATCAGAACCCTTTTCAACGGCAAGCCGGCGGCCACCGTTTTAGTGAAGGAAGTCGGTGACGAAAACCCGCTTAAGATTTCCGAACGGGTCTACGAATACGTGGAGGAGGCTCAGGCGGAGTGGGTTCCCGACGGCGTGCAATTGGAGGCGTGGAGCGATACGTCGTACTATTTGCAAGGCCGCATCGACATGCTGCTCGAGAATGGAAAAATCGGCTTCGTTCTAGTGCTGATCTCCCTGGCCATCTTTCTGCGTCCGAGTCTAGCCCTCTTCGTAGCTCTCGGCATCCCTGTCAGCTTTCTGGCCACGCTCGCCATCGCTCCGCTCATTGGCATCACGATCAATCTGCTGTCTCTGTTCGCCTTCATTCTCGTGCTGGGCATCGTGGTCGATGACGCCATCGTGGTCGGCGAAAGCGTCTTCACGGAATTCCAAAAGCGCGGCCCTGGCACGGAAGCCTCCATCATCGGCACCAAACGGGTGTCCACCCCCGTGACCTTCGCGGTGATCACTACTATGGTAGCGTTTGTACCCATTTTTCTACTACCAGGGATGATGGGGAAATTCATGGGCGTGATCCCATTCGTAGTGATACCGACATTGGCCTTTTCGCTGGTTCAGAGCAAACTGGTTCTACCCTACCATCTCACCCTTTGCCACGTGGGCGACAAGACGGGCCGGTCGAAACTCAATCTGTTTTCCCGATTTCAGCGCCGCATCTCCGATGGACTGGAACGCTTCATCGAAAACATCTACCAGCCCGTCCTTCGCGTCGCTCTGCGCTTCCGCTACTACACGGTCGTCGTATTCACCGTCTTCCTACTGATCGCTTTGGCCCTTCCCGTCACCGGCATCATCCGTTTCGTTTTCTTCCCTTCCGTACCGTCCGACTACGTCTTTGTCGGCCTCACCATGGTGGAAGGCACGCCAAGCTCGGAAACGCAAAAGGCTCTCGGCAAGATCGAAAGCGCCCTCGAGACGATTCGTCAGGAAGATATCGATGCAGGGAAGATCGATCCGGTGAAAAACAAAGGCGTCTTTCTCGGATTCGCGGGCGCCACTGGCGATCCCGGCGCGGCAGGCGGTTTCAGCACCGGAAGCAATCTCGGGCAGATCATCCTTGAACTTGCGAAAAGCGAGTTGCGCGATTCCAACGCCACCGAACTCGTGGAGCGCTGGCGGGCCATGGTGGGCGAACTGCCGGGCGCCAAGCGGCTCAATTTCAACGCCAGCGCCAGCGGTCCTGTGGGGCTGCCGGTGGACATTCGCCTGACAGGGCGCGACTTCACGCGCCTCAAGGCGGCCTCCCTGGAGATCCAGGACAGGCTCAAGGACGTGGATGGGCTTTTCGACGTGCACGATTCGTATCCGGAGGGCAAGCGCGAGCTCAAGATTCGCCTGAAAGACAACGCCAGAGCCCTCGGCCTGAACGCCGCGGACCTGGGAAGCCAGATTCGCAGCGCCTTCTACGGAGCGGAGGTGCAGCGCGTGCAGCGCGACAAGGAAGACGTCAAGGTGATGGTGCGCTACCCGAAGGAGCAGCGCGACACGCTCGAAGCCTTGGAGAGCATGCGCATCGTAGCCCCGAACGGAGCTCGCATCCCCATCCACGAAGTCGCCGAAATCGAAGTCGGGGCTGGCTACCCCTCCATCACCCGCATCGATCGAAATCGCGTGGTGAGCATCCAAGCCGACTCCAACAAGGCCGTCATTTCCACCGACGAAGTGCGCCAGATCGTTTACGAAGAAATCCTGCCCGAGGTCCTGCAAAGCTATCCGGACATCATTCCCGTGCTCGGCGGAGAGGCCAAGGACCTGGCGGAGGCTCGGCCGGTCATGCTGGGCGGAGCGGTCATGGTGCTGGTGCTCATCTATGCCCTGCTTGCCATCCCGTTCAAAAGCTACCTGCAGCCCATGATCGTCATTTCCGTCATACCCTTTGGCATCGCAGGCGCCATCTTCGGTCACCTTTACGGTCCACAAGGCCACGGATTTCAGGACCTGAGCATGCTGTCCTTCCTCGGCATCATCGCCATGGCGGGCGTAGTGGTGAACGATTCGCTCGTGTTGGTTGAACGCGTCAACAGCCTTCGCGAAGCGGGAAACAGTCTGCTCTCATCCGTCCGGATGGGCGGCATGCAGCGCTTTCGGGCAATCCTGCTCACCTCGGTGACCACATTCGTCGGCTTGATCCCCATCCTGCACGAAACCAGCCTGCAAGCCCAGTTCCTGATACCGATGGCCACGTCGCTGGCCTTCGGCGTGCTGTTCGCCACCCTGATCACCCTCTTCCTGGTGCCCTGCGCCTATCTGATCCTCGAAGACGCCAAGCGTATCCTCTCCGCCTGGTGGAGAGGTCTGAGAGGAGGTTTCGCAGGGTAA